Genomic DNA from Oreochromis aureus strain Israel breed Guangdong linkage group 2, ZZ_aureus, whole genome shotgun sequence:
TGCATACAATAATCTGATATACAGTTTAATCCATGTAGATGCCCTGGAGCTTTCTATCTAATGCAGCTTAGGGATCATTTTCAGCGTTTCATTGATGTATAACACCCTGGAGTTAAAACAACATAAATACCATTGTGATGCATAGTTCTCAAAAAATGAATCATTGTCCAAAAACATTGGCCAGACATCAAGACACTGATTATACATAACAAAAAATATTCAACATTTCTTCTCATTATTcatcttttctgttttgtttctctggtgtttctgtttttcatctcTGCTCTGTCTAGCATCACGTGTTAAATGACACAagttgtatgtctgtgtgctTAGATGGTGTTCCTTAAAGCCTgcgtttatttttttgtctttttgccaAACAAACGTAGTGAATATTTTTAGTATGAATGTTTGCAAGGTGAGGGGAAGTCTATAACTGTGTGAAACAAGAAGCTAATATGTGAAAACTTTCCCCACGGCAGGACAGAGAGCTGCGGCCGGAGGAGCTCGAAGGTGAGGTGACTTATCCACTTTTTTTTAGCTGTACATACATTTGATATGATACCCACCTTACCAGTAATAACACgtgttttgcatgtgtgtgtgtgtgtcttaccaGAGCTCCGTGAGGCATTTGTGGAGTTTGATAAGAACAAAGATGGCTACATCAGTCACAAAGACCTGGGCGAGTGTATGAGGACTATGGGATACATGCCTACAGAGATGGAGCTCATTGAACTGAGCCAGCAGATCTGTGAGTGCAGCAACAGCCTAAAATACATGAGACAACAGAACGGAGTGAAAGTAGATggcaactctgtgtgtgtgtgtgtctgtgtgtgtttcaggtggaGGTAAAGTGGACTTTGAGGACTTTGTAGAGCTGATGGGACCCAAGATGCTGGCAGAGACAGCAGACATGATCGGAGTCAAAGAATTGCGAGATGCATTCAAAGAGGTCAAGAGACACATGCTGTTATTTAAACCATAAAGACCTATATATAAATTTAATTGTAGTGACTTTATTAACAGCAGCATTGGATTGTAGCACGTGACTTTGCTGCTATGAAAATATCAGTTGTGGGGGAGGCCTGTAAATCAGAATCCATTGGGAACGATAAACAAATAAGACTAATCATAACTCTTCAAATGTAAAAGAAGAAATAGAAGCGCGCAGGGAGTTTCTGGAATGAAACttggataaaaataataatttattactGTGCAGCTTGTTTATGGAACAAGTCAAGGTCATTTCTCCTTTGCAAACCTTTATTATGGGTTCAAATAAAGAGGCTGATCTTTGTAACCATAAGTGGGGGGTAGGCTTTTTTCACAGCAGATATTGTGACATTTCATAGCAGAAAAATCACAGGTATGCATAGTTTAATGATGGCTGGATTCACTCAGGGTAGACCGTTTCAGGATCCTGGTATTGTGCATGCTCACTCAGTGGAATAGCAAATAGAGCCACTTCATTTTTTTACCTTTGAATAGTATACTGTATGTTAATGTGCATCAATTTACCAGATACATTAGATGTCAGCATGTCAGTTCATAGCAAAAATATTAAACAgggcaggtcacataaaacataaaacaataaacaaaaacatacagataCACAACATAAATTAATGACGCCTCCATTTTTCCTGCTATAGCAGGCCAAACAGGTGCGAAAGACTAAAATATATTCACATATAAAGAAACAAGAGCTATGAAGGTTAGGTTTCAACAAATtaatccaaaaagaaaaacagtaagtGCAAAACAAACGTCTAAGAGGAAAGAAACGGTCACTGTTTTTAGTTGTCATTTGACCTTTCAGGGCAGTTTTCTCATCATGTTAGTGGCTGACAAACCTACAACAATGCATGAGGAATATTtctgttaaaaatgaaaatttcccagattatgaaactttaatattttctgttattaaaGTCACAAATGCATGAGCGAAACACAATAAAGAAATCAAGTAAATAAGTACGTAAATAATTAAAGAATATTCATAATTGTGCTTAATCTCAGAGGactgtttctttctgtctgtatcCAGTTTGACTCTAATGGTGACGGCCAGATCAGTTTAACGGAGCTGCGTGAGGCCATGAAGAAGCTGATGGGAGAACAAGTGACTAACCGAGAGATCAACGAGATCCTCAAAGACGCTGACCTGAACGGAGATGGCCTGGTGGACTTTGAAGGTGTGGGAGGGCCTTCGTGGGATCAGTTGACTGATCGTGTTTATCATCCTCTGTTTCCCTCTCACTTCTTCTCTTGTCTCTTTCAGAGTTTGTGCGAATGATGTCCCGCTGACCAGTCCACGTGTCAGACAGACATTATGCAACTGCTGGCTAAGCATCACACTACTCTGCAGTGGACATCCTTCATTTGCTCTTAAGAGCATGCATctcaaattatatttttgtattaaaaagtaatgaaaagaaaaaaatgttgtagCTAACAAAGACTGCACATGTACGAATTTAAAGGTGTGATATGTACAGTAGATAAACATGTAAAACATATCAGCAGCTTCACATTTAcgattttcagttttttagaTGTATTTTTATATGAGTGTTTGTTCTTCGAGTGTAAAAGCTTGTTTGTAAAATCATAgacatgtttttaattaataaaacatatataaaaTGGACAAATTGTTCAGTTATTTTCACCTGATACATAATTAAAGACCCAGACTAGTTTGATGGATAATGAAGTTCTAGAAGGATCAGCTGCTACACATAAGGAGGATGACATGgatataatatatttttacacTGATCAACTTTTCTATATTTGTATTCATTAGTAATCTACATAACCAATCTTTAAGGAAATTAAGGTATTAAACAAAGATACACTGAGCTCTAATATCTGTGAAGCATTTGGATTGTGGCTGATGGCAGCTATtacatgttgtttatgccaaattctgatcaTTCAAATGTCTCAGCAGACTCATCAcacagctgacaggagtggcacctggtgtgcTCTTCTGTTGCTGTGGGCTGATTGCCCAGatatgctcttctgcatatcttggttaagtgagttactgttgcctttccTGCTAACCCGAAGCACTCTGGTCAgcctcctctgacctctggcatcaacaagagATTTTTTCCCAATGAACTGCTGCTCTCTGGATCTTTCCTGTTTTTTGAAGCattttctgtaaaccctagagacggttgtgtgggaaaatcccagcagatcagcagtttctgaaacagtCAGATCAGcccgtctggcaccaacaaccaacaaccgtgccacattcaaagtcacttaaatcagctATCATCCTCATTGTGATGCTCAGTCTAAACTTCAGCACATCGTCCTGACCGTGTCTACGGGCATAAATACAttaagttgctgccatgtgattggctggttagaTAAACTAAGCATtttcaataaaaactaaaccaaaacaaGAAAATCCACTCTAGAAAcactcttaaaaacaaaaactcaaaatgaaataaaattaataactaagtagaaaatacaaaactagaaaataaaaaactgtgATAACTATTAGGATGTTTTGGTTTGGGGTTTTTGCCATATATAAAAGCAGTTTAAAGGAAATGAGTGTGTGTTTCATGTTCAATTCAAAACGGAAATTTCGATGGGACCTCTTGTTATGCAGAGCCTGCGCACAATGCAGTGGTCACATGATCAGAATCACGTCTGACACTTCTCTGCTGCCTGACTGACTCTTTTTCTATGCAACACAAAGCATTGTGCCACTGGGAGATTTTTAAAGCTGAGTATGCAAATGTTTAACAAACCCAAACCAGAAACAACATGAGTGTTTATTCTCTGAATTTTTAACAACCATATGTTGACACTGAAAACTGTGATCGCACAGAAAAAACACTGGCttacattattaaaataaagaaaaatatatatttttagtgtCCGGCTGTCCACATTTTTatcaattttttaaataatgtgttATTGATTTACATTAATTTAAGTGATTTCTATGTAAtaagtaacaacaacaacatctttgAAATCAAGATTTTCCTTTTTATTGAAAACTTGGCCAGGATTCTGTACAGCAGAGAGGGTGTGCAATGCACAGGGGCAGGAAGACGAGGGAGCAGGGGGCTCTAAGGACTCAGTTTCCCATGGTGCATCATACCCTGAGCTGAGAATCGTGTGTGTAAAACAGTAAGAGACACTCTGTTCCCTCTACTGTGTCTCAGAGGTCTGTGGAGGGGAATGAAGCGAgggactaaaaataaaaataaaagaagaaaagggaggAAAGCAAAGCTCAGCCCACAGGGGAGAAAGAGAAAAGTAGAAACAGAGAGGAATGGAGGGTGGTCTGATGGTTTTGTGGTCCAGCTGGCCCTTCCACTGAGGTGTTTTCTCCAGTCAGGGGCAGACATAGATCCTCACCCTTCCCCTCACTGCATTAGATCAAAGACCTTTTTAAGGCACTAAGGTAAAGGCCTCAGACGTCTCTCCCCCTTTCCCGCTTCCTCCGCCCCTCTCCCTCACCTCcgctctttctctttctctccttccctGAGCCTCACTTGCTGGCCATGGTGTAGCAGCCCTGTTGGTGCCACTGCATGTCACGGATACGCCTCACAGACTGGAACTGAGGATGGCGGGCACCATATTCATTGAAGTGCCTGTATTCGCCCTTCTCCAGCAGGTACTGGCTGCCACGGTATCCAGGGAACTGGTATCCcacaaagctggaaaaaaaatatgaaacatgtcaatttatttgtttttttatggctTTTAAATTTGGTGTTTAAGCTCCAGTGATGCTTGACACTCACGTTCCACAGCTGACAATGATGCTGCCCACTCTGTCGGTGAAGCCATAGGAGAACAGGCTGGGGACGTCATCGTCCATGATCTCCATCTTGCGGCCCTTGAACTCTCCAACCTCATACAGGCAGATCTTGTGCTTCTCGGGGTCCTGGCACACGGGAAAATAGACGGAGACAGAGCTTTTATTTAGAGGGGAGTctaaagaggagaaaaaaattaaCGTTTTAAAGAAATAGAAGAAGATTTTTACCATTCTGACGGGCCTGAAGGACAGCAGGTAGTCGTTCTTCTGGCAGTTGCTCCAGGAGTCCCAGCGGGGATACTCTCCCTTCTCCAGGATGTACATCTCACCGCAGAAGTTCATCTGCTCGAAGCCCACGAAGCTGCGAACGAGGAAGCGTCATGAAGCATCCAATCTCAGTCTTAGATGCACAAACATAagtgtatttcatttgacaCTTACGGTCCACATTCAACACGCAGGGAGCGCACGCGGTCCATGCCCatctcacacacattcatgcactCATTGCTGATTTCGATCATGCGACCCTGGAAGTTCTCCTGGTCGAACACGTACATCTGGAGGAAAGAAATAAGTTAGAACAACATCAGTAAGGGTCTGTGATGTGAATTTTTTCAGCGTAGCCACCATTATCTGTATCGGGAACAGGAGAGAACCACCCACCTTGTAGGACATCATTCCCATCTCAGACTTCTTGCTCTGGGCAGCCTTTCCGTCAGTCTGGGAGGAAGTCTTGGATTTATCTCCAGTGGACATGATTACTAagtggaaagagagagaggggaaataGGGAGAGAGTGTTTATTCGTGTGACAAGTGCAGCCTTTCGTACTGCCACGAGATTGTTGAGGAACTCAAAAGGATGAATTAAAGGTAAAGGAAAGCTTAAACCTAATCTATGCCCTTTCCGCTTGCCGCTGGACCTCCTGCTGGCGTGTGAGCGTGTACCTTACCTGTGTGTGCGATGCCTGTGCCGAGCCTtactcagagtgtgtgtggcTCGGAGTGTGCCCCTCGCTTTTATACGCTGGCGCACATAGGAGAGGGATTATGGGAAGAGAAACAAACTCGCTGAGGTCAGAGACAAGAGACAAAAGAAACCCCACATCATCAGAGAGGGACGGACCAAGGGTGATGGGGATGGGCAGAGGCAGAGGGACAGACACCAGCTGGAGCACAGACTGGCCAATTAAAAAGTAGTCAAGTTTAGTTTTCATACAGTTTAGTCTTCTGTCTCCCCTTGAATGcgtgaattaaaataaaaccaagTTCCCCAGACTGTAGGAACAGAATGTATGAAGAGTAAAAATGTGTAAGCTGTTTTATAACCCTGACTGAAAACTATAAAACAGAGCAGCCCTTTAAATAAAGTGTCAgatgtgtatttatgttttttaaaggtTCATTACTGTCTGATGTATACGACCTTTTCATGTCCCACAGACAACAACTGGCAACATAACAACAGGCTGCACAATCTAACCTGACTTTGAATGAATAGGTGTTTAAACTGGGATGTAACTGGAAGGTACCAGTTACACTGTGTTTTACTTGTGTGTCTGAATGGTAATTTAGGTCAAACTTCCTGATCATTAGGGTTAAGCAGTTATAATTAGATGCCACTAATTAAACAAGAGAAAACTTAAACCTTTTCTACTTCCATTTCTGTACACTCGTTCACACCGACCCAGTTAAAACTTTATGCGTGGCTCTCTGCCGCGCCGTTAATCCCCACATTTTCCGGCCCGATCCCGACCCTTTGTGCGCGGGGCACGCGCTGGACTGCTGACCGGGGTCCGAACATACTGGAGAGCCTTTTGTTTCCGAGCCTCGGCAGCACTTTAGGATCTGCTGAGCTAGACGCTGGAGGGGGACAACAGCGTCCAGAGGCCACACAGCAGCTCCGGGGGTGCGCGCATGGTTACTGTGTCAAAACGGAGAGCTCGCATGGTCCGAGGCGTACGCGCGAACGCGCAGAAGTAGGCGCGCTCCCCGACCGTCGATATAAAACTGAAGCGCCAGGTTCTCTGAAAGCTCTACGCGAGGCAGGCGGTAGGCGCGTACCACTCCCGAGCTCTTCCAATAAAGTGCCAATATAGGTAAGGCTGCATCTCTGCTTTCAGCTCAGCTCAGGGTCCGACTGACAGGTGGTGCTTTCACACAGAAACTGAAATCcaaaagcactttgtgacaccTGTGAAACACTTTTGTTGCTGTCAGTcagattgtaaaaaaaaaaaatctttgcttTAAAAGTGTGAATTAGCTGTTCATGGCCAGATCACCCTTCAAATGTCGTAGCTGTGCAGGATAAACGGTTCAGAAGGTGGAGTTTGAGGTGGAGTTACTGCGAGCGCGTCTGAGGAGTTAAATAGTTTAGAGAATCACCGATTGAATAAGTCTATctttaaatgattatttttaattattactaTCTCCGACACTGTTTCACCAAAACCTTCCTGTTCTTTACTTTACATCCACACATCCAGGAGTAAAGATGTACAGAACTACAAGGTCCCCAATGATCCAGCCGCTGGTTACCTCAGGAATGGGCATGGCTCCTTTCTTCAAGGTAAACAAATGCTCGTGAGGAGGTTTAtatgaaatgttttattatagTCTTTGTAGCAGCAGTATCTAAACTCCTCCCCACTTTGATCTGTCTCCACAGGtgactgtgtttgagcaggagcaCTTCCAGGGCAAGTGCCTGGAGTTCACCTCCGAGTGCTGCAACATCCAGGAGTGCGGACTGGACAACATCCGCTCCATCAGGGTGGAGAGCGGAGCGTAAGTCTCAAAACCTTTGTTACTAATAACAAatagatgaaaacaaaacacagagttaaagaaatatatatagGCTTAATCCTCTTTTGATCACGTCTATTCCAAACACTAAAAAGAATACaaagatgtgtatttttttaaactgtagctCACCtgcagttgaaaaaaaaaagttgtttttttactgtaaatctCACTTTGGAGACAAAAAGAAGAGCAGAGATTTTATCAGTGGTACAAAAACCTACATTACAGACCAAATCTTAAAGGGAGCATCATGTAAACCAGcctctctgtgtctcttctGTGAAGCTGGGTGGGTTTCGAGCACCATGACTTCCAGGGCCAGCAGTTCATCCTGGAGAGAGGAGAATACCCCCACTGGGACGCTTACAGCGGCTCCATCTCCTACCACGTGGAGCGCCTCATGTCTCTGCGCCCCATCTACTGCGCCGTGAGTACACCCCGACTCTCTCAGGGCCTAACCACATCTTCCTTTTGAACCCTGAAATCTCAAACCTAACTCTTGGATTTCTCTGTCCTGTTCAGTCCCACCAGAGCAGTCGCATGCTCATTTTTGAGAAGGAGAACTTCTTGGGCCGCAGCGTGGAGGTCTGTGACGATTACCCCTCTCTGCAGGCCATGGGCTGGATGATGCCTGAAGTCGGCTCCATGCATGTGCAGTGTGGCGCGTAAGTTTCAccctaaaaacaaacatgaggaTGGTACACCTAACCAAATATTCCTCTCAGTCCCTATTTTGTGACCATTAAACATCATCTGCCTATAAAACTGTActctttaaataattaaaatccaTCATCAGCACATATTATTCCCATTACTAAATCCTAATTCTGACAGCAGCTACTAAAAACTGACTCTGCTCTCCATCTGTCCCACAGCTTTGTCTGCTACCAGTACCCTGGCTACAGAGGCCAGCAGTACATCATGGAGTGTGAGAGACACAGTGGAGACTACCAGCACTGGAGGAACTGGGGCTCTCACTGTCAGACCCCCCAGATCCAGTCCATCAGGCGCATCCAGCACTGAGAGGAGAACAGGCTGAGACTGAGGCCACGGCCCACGCACAGCAGCTCCCCTCAACTCCCGCCTCCTTTTACCCATACCCCCCTCCTCTCTATCTTCCTCTCTTCAATTCTTTCCTTCATCTTGACTTGAGCCGCGACAGCTGCCCCAACCCGACATCACCACTACTACTGATTTACAGCCAGAGTGTGATAAGAGACAATATCGCACTGTTAAAAGCACAGGGAAACACACGCtccacacgcatacacacacgcCGACATAACTGACACGCACACCGTGTCTTTTTACTTTGGTTTAGAGGGCGCTACACACccgcacacaagcacacac
This window encodes:
- the LOC116334188 gene encoding beta-crystallin A1-like, which produces MYRTTRSPMIQPLVTSGMGMAPFFKVTVFEQEHFQGKCLEFTSECCNIQECGLDNIRSIRVESGAWVGFEHHDFQGQQFILERGEYPHWDAYSGSISYHVERLMSLRPIYCASHQSSRMLIFEKENFLGRSVEVCDDYPSLQAMGWMMPEVGSMHVQCGAFVCYQYPGYRGQQYIMECERHSGDYQHWRNWGSHCQTPQIQSIRRIQH
- the cabp2b gene encoding calcium-binding protein 2 isoform X2; amino-acid sequence: MGNKPSLKDKMKKDRELRPEELEELREAFVEFDKNKDGYISHKDLGECMRTMGYMPTEMELIELSQQICGGKVDFEDFVELMGPKMLAETADMIGVKELRDAFKEFDSNGDGQISLTELREAMKKLMGEQVTNREINEILKDADLNGDGLVDFEEFVRMMSR
- the LOC116334354 gene encoding beta-crystallin B1-like, whose protein sequence is MSTGDKSKTSSQTDGKAAQSKKSEMGMMSYKMYVFDQENFQGRMIEISNECMNVCEMGMDRVRSLRVECGPFVGFEQMNFCGEMYILEKGEYPRWDSWSNCQKNDYLLSFRPVRMDPEKHKICLYEVGEFKGRKMEIMDDDVPSLFSYGFTDRVGSIIVSCGTFVGYQFPGYRGSQYLLEKGEYRHFNEYGARHPQFQSVRRIRDMQWHQQGCYTMASK
- the cabp2b gene encoding calcium-binding protein 2 isoform X1 yields the protein MFMIIREPAAGGGAGAMSVPQERSAKQVQAAIKKKVEKQKKRTNDQGGGVGDAQAAARNQKSKLPPMTAAEAGEDSETLEEQLEELMEGPRRREKEKEKEEEPVDLLPIVDSVFGQDRELRPEELEELREAFVEFDKNKDGYISHKDLGECMRTMGYMPTEMELIELSQQICGGKVDFEDFVELMGPKMLAETADMIGVKELRDAFKEFDSNGDGQISLTELREAMKKLMGEQVTNREINEILKDADLNGDGLVDFEEFVRMMSR
- the cabp2b gene encoding calcium-binding protein 2 isoform X3 is translated as MSQQLEADEDLDVEDKPFKESLGVLVKNCNMLHNIVGPACIFLKQGFAQTLDRELRPEELEELREAFVEFDKNKDGYISHKDLGECMRTMGYMPTEMELIELSQQICGGKVDFEDFVELMGPKMLAETADMIGVKELRDAFKEFDSNGDGQISLTELREAMKKLMGEQVTNREINEILKDADLNGDGLVDFEEFVRMMSR